In a genomic window of Plectropomus leopardus isolate mb chromosome 6, YSFRI_Pleo_2.0, whole genome shotgun sequence:
- the si:ch211-110p13.9 gene encoding uncharacterized protein si:ch211-110p13.9 has protein sequence MSSSSTIQLTLPQWDGGSRRIRFIHLVNLTSFRLTECPNNSPVVPLFLGADLFSNTDIRTENHPRYHAKFAKKGFATKVHFSSAFRFHGLKVPTANNSLWFYSVQGLFRVAFEMYSKQEQLAVLENFQDVWKSQINDSPLKMSYSLSVQLDFPPYSSLHDPESKSIMSQPQHCQVGRESVDVYGGATGNTSADHDYCSFPKKNLQTEQSHSVVSAVRQKLHSLDDKLSSWTQGDTEELETTSLLLQYTDQYLTGNLEEKDVTETVLTLLKAKDWGCVYSSSLLCGIGRWLGQQFHAANSSISQKVEGFKVQHIERISDLPPAEELATELFPEAMRTLLLHWMGLSEESTVEKRHSEYPILLLILEFANHNLITGVAHVLYSSLICK, from the exons ATGTCCAGTAGCTCAACTATCCAGTTAACTTTACCGCAGTGGGACGGGGGCTCGCGGAGGATCCGCTTCATTCACCTGGTGAACCTGACGTCCTTCAGGCTGACAGAGTGCCCCAACAAT AGTCCAGTGGTCCCTCTCTTTTTAGGAGCTGATCTCTTCTCCAACACTGACATCCGAACAGAAAACCATCCCAGATACCATGCCAAGTTTGCCAAGAAAGGATTTGCTACAAAAGTACATTTTTCCTCAG CATTCAGGTTCCACGGGTTAAAGGTACCTACTGCAAATAACAGCCTGTGGTTCTACAGCGTCCAGGGACTCTTTCGAGTAGCCTTTGAGATGTACAGTAAGCAAGAGCAACTTGCCGTGCTAGAGAACTTTCAG GATGTTTGGAAATCACAGATAAATGACAGCCCCCTGAAAATGAGTTACAGCCTCAGTGTGCAGCTCGACTTTCCACCATACAGCAGCCTGCACGATCCAGAATCAAAGAGCATAATGTCACAACCTCAGCACTGCCAGGTCGGCAGGGAATCGGTGGATGTATATGGTGGTGCCACGGGTAATACATCAGCAGATCACGATTATTGTTCTTTTCCCAAGAAGAACTTGCAAACTGAGCAAAGTCACTCAGTTGTATCTGCAGTGAGACAAAAGTTGCACAGCTTGGATGACAAACTCTCCTCTTGGACTCAAGGTGACACAGAAGAGCTGGAGACTACCTCGCTGCTTCTGCAGTACACTGATCAGTACCTGACTGGGAATCTAGAAGAAAAAGATGTGACAGAAACTGTGTTAACCCTGCTAAAGGCCAAAGACTGGGGCTGTGTGTATTCAAGTTCACTGCTTTGTGGAATAGGACGCTGGCTCGGCCAACAGTTTCACGCAGCCAACAGCAGCATTAGCCAGAAAGTGGAGGGTTTTAAAGTTCAGCACATTGAAAGAATTAGTGACTTGCCACCTGCTGAGGAACTAGCGACAGAGCTGTTTCCAGAAGCCATGCGAACACTGCTGCTTCATTGGATGGGCCTCAGTGAGGAGTCCACTGTGGAGAAGAGACACAGCGAGTATCCAATCCTGCTCCTCATCCTCGAGTTTGCCAATCACAACCTCATCACTGGAGTGGCTCATGTGCTGTACTCCAGTCTAATATGTAAATAG
- the zcchc8 gene encoding zinc finger CCHC domain-containing protein 8, with protein MADVDFGDRELFEQLDDSAPPVPTHIRFTDDEEEQEETSLLRSRLEESDDYIQRLTEENKSLRRKLNILTRPSGISIEDVNIDGPALQILYVNNIISKQCRQEIEDCICGVILKHQNLSKDKKNAIYQMKAQNSAFALEEDLQKSSSSSVKTTTEAFKVVGSVLYFTTFSVDKLGQPLVNENPQLTEGWEVPTYHQVFNQVVGTDGQEIEMKDKRPKSMCFNCGLSSHQMRDCPKPKDMAAINERRKEFNQNNNQGMQSNQRYHADEVEERFGKYKPGVMSEELLTALGIDGNTLPPLIYRMRQLGYPPGWLKEAEMEYSGLTLYDGNVSNDGNVTDNTNSQNTSYDVSKLVDFPGFNVPASHNMKDEFMQYGSIPMQSSHMKQNYAAYLSNNFPMPGATCNKRQHDSDSSPQQRKKTRTSPDRHSDRSSDMDIESDPGTPYHHGQGDFQFQPPLPPGSPCFSSPPPLPQGTPPATPTPPPLPKGTPPPTPTNGSPALRGHNWVVLDETVAQTEDEFTLEELEEQQRLIWAALQNAETNTNSDSDTPAAGTPVPSSPSVSTPVHVDTETEEGDEAMETTKPAETCQSSESQTGLPGIRCQSPGSIKVEDDSPKSPGPIKVEDDSPQSPGPIKVEDDSPQSPGPVKSQDDSPQSPDPIKSQEDNPRILDLGPPNEGAGDCPSPRPDGKITAVPHRSKFAAGIVPFEDTPEFTEVAEATGTYLRIRDLLKCSPRSLAKKK; from the exons ATGGCTGACGTTGATTTCGGAGATCGTGAGCTCTTTGAGCAGCTTGATGACTCCGCACCGCCGGTCCCGACACATATTCGCTTCACAGATgacgaggaggagcaggaggagacgaGCCTGCTCCGGAGCAGGCTGGAGGAGAGCGATGATTACATCCAGAGGCTCACCGAGGAGA ATAAATCTTTAAGAAGAAAACTGAACATCTTGACACGACCAAG CGGCATCTCGATTGAAGATGTCAACATTGACGGGCCAGCTCTTCAAATCCTTTATGTGAACAACATCATTTCAAA GCAGTGTCGACAAGAAATTGAAGATTGCATCTGTGGCGTGATTTTGAAGCACCAGAATCTCAGCAAGGACAAGAAAAATGCCATCTATCAAATGAAAGCTCAG AATTCAGCTTTTGCTTTGGAAGAAGATCTGCAGAAGTCTTCCTCCAGTAgtgttaaaacaacaacagaagcatTTAAA GTGGTTGGGAGTGTCTTATATTTCACGACATTCAGCGTTGATAAGCTTGGACAGCCTCTGGTGAATGAAAACCCCCAGCTGACAGAGGGATGGGAAGTTCCAAC CTATCACCAGGTTTTCAACCAAGTCGTTGGCACAGATGGACAGGAGATAGAAATGAAAGACAAACG ACCCAAATCTATGTGTTTCAACTGTGGTTTGAGTAGTCATCAGATGAGAGATTGTCCCAAG CCTAAAGACATGGCTGCAATTAATGAGAGAAGAAAGGAGTTTAATCAGAACAACAACCAGGGCATGCAGAGTAACCAGCGATACCACGCGGATGAAGTGGAGGAGCGTTTTGGTAAATACAAACCTGGAGTCATGAG TGAGGAGCTGTTGACAGCGCTGGGAATTGATGGCAAcaccctccctcctctgatTTATCGCATGAGGCAGCTCGGCTACCCACCAGGTTGGCTCAAAGAGGCAGAGATGGAATACTCCGGCCTAACGCTGTACGATGGAAATg tGTCAAATGATGGTAATGTAACAGACAATACCAATTCCCAAAACACCTCTTATGATGTTTCTAAACTGGTGGATTTCCCCGGCTTCAATGTACCTGCATCACACAACATGAAAGAT GAGTTCATGCAGTATGGATCTATTCCAATGCAGTCCAGTCACATGAAGCAAAATTACGCAGCGTACCTGTCCAACAACTTCCCTATG CCTGGTGCCACCTGCAACAAAAGACAGCATGATTCTGACTCATCCCCACAGCAACGGAAGAAGACAAGGACAAGTCCTGATCGACACTCGGACAGGAGCTCGGACATGGATATTGAATCGG ACCCAGGAACACCTTATCATCATGGCCAAGGTGACTTCCAGTTCCAACCTCCGCTGCCTCCTGGCTCCCCGTGCTTTAGCTCACCTCCTCCTTTACCCCAGGGTACTCCACCTGCCACACCCACTCCCCCACCTCTCCCTAAAGGGACACCTCCTCCCACACCCACCAACGGCTCTCCAGCTCTGCGAGGGCATAACTGGGTAGTACTTGATGAGACCGTGGCACAAACAGAAGATGAATTTACACTGGAAGAACTCGAGGAGCAACAGAGGCTGATTTGGGCAGCTCTACAAAACGCAGAAACTAACACTAATAGTGACTCTGATACACCTGCAGCGGGAACACCTGTACCCAGTTCACCAAGTGTGTCCACACCCGTGCATGTCGACACAGAAACGGAGGAGGGTGATGAAGCAATGGAAACaacaaaacctgcagaaacTTGCCAAAGCAGTGAAAGTCAAACCGGACTACCAGGGATTCGCTGTCAGAGCCCTGGGTCAATAAAAGTCGAAGACGACAGCCCTAAGAGTCCTGGGCCGATAAAGGTCGAAGACGACAGCCCTCAGAGTCCTGGGCCGATAAAAGTTGAAGACGATAGCCCTCAGAGTCCTGGTCCAGTGAAATCCCAAGATGACAGCCCGCAGAGCCCTGATCCAATCAAAAGCCAGGAAGACAACCCGCGGATCCTTGATCTAGGTCCCCCTAATGAGGGGGCTGGAGATTGTCCTTCTCCCAGGCCTGACGGAAAGATAACAGCTGTTCCTCATCGCAGCAAGTTTGCGGCCGGCATTGTTCCATTTGAAGATACACCAGAGTTCACAGAAGTTGCTGAAGCCACAGGGACATATCTTCGTATCAGAGACTTGCTTAAATGTTCCCCTAGAAGTTTGgcgaagaaaaaataa